The following are from one region of the Andrena cerasifolii isolate SP2316 chromosome 1, iyAndCera1_principal, whole genome shotgun sequence genome:
- the Acxd gene encoding adenylyl cyclase X D isoform X1 — protein MKMDVELVTRASLNSLQMVDDARIVSPNSLDEWTWTSLRKQFKYKGLEKLFTAYQRRLQYGYLSLFVLLQLALGTTYCLILITMVNIENCLPDVVVLSVVSALLCPVIAFSFRSKIIARNSYLAVMLSCLIVVLLVIGDLAVPLYYTLFCTENIPPIRPAYATHALLACYVFLPLTENLHAFILGITATVCYLATLSLITYRNTFDYATKIITDTIYFVCVNGLGLYFRFMNEVVIRRSFLDRRKCLESTLRLNYEKDQEEQLTRSILPQHIAAKIKKDFRDIFKFIEEHKKPPPKGRPHNDLCVETHDNVSILYADVVNFSGLTVTLPVRKLVETLNDLFGSFDEASERHNVLRIKFLGDCYYCVSGVPTPNSQHAKNCVDLGLDMIRIIKEVRARVRRESGVEVNMRIGVHSGNIISGILGANKWQYDVWSRDVVIANKMEQTGKPGKVHVTQQTLDLVDATEYDCVPVESLNDEILRKYGIRSYLITPSIPDDEPTSQNSENTLTVMAPDSPPVANKHYVRFYNVRSPSVNSGSRNSRRLTATINNHVDVLASTYRRRTHFMDSCLRDYHLMLKAADAEMENAIQQMPLTKWEQWCRWEHINPLFLTFQQWSWEIPFLKEPDPLFKFYISSAVFVLIFMGLIYLVPTLSLSEWHLSTTVSYSAALLFLIALMPIAWMHFAWNRYKDPHDEHEGHVPHPRNKLLCFLYQTSVKVVWSAFLRIVLYLVITIMLAACAMFDMIFECKNVDELARNNVTSSISEPGASKLDCIATPWQMTQTCSLAILTSFLFLRVHYILKLVIGIAVVAFYSWNVWIHRSNLFQSGERWNPHLEPRLAHILSVVFLTFSLHLIDRQAEYLSRLDYLWKRQLTKEQDEAFHTRNANKLLLRNILPEHVAEFYLNMNRTEENEPYHEAHNNVAVMFASLMDVSIDESNILVDLNEIICEFDKLLFEPQFVCRIEKIKIAGTTYMAACGLEASRRDSMRSNTESEENFSDNVVRVMAQFAAEMMAVLDKLNTRYFSTSKPHRLRIGISHGEVTAGVVGAQKPLYDIWGDPVNMASRMDTTGVPGKIQVTADTATVLEQQGVQCHLRGDTYVKPKGYVTTYFVGIDEERQLQRADSVEETSL, from the exons AAACAGTTCAAATACAAGGGCCTGGAGAAGCTGTTCACGGCCTACCAGAGGAGGCTCCAGTATGGTTACCTGTCGCTCTTCGTTCTCCTGCAATTGGCGCTCGGTACCACCTATTGTCTGATCCTGATCACAATG GTGAACATCGAGAATTGCCTGCCGGACGTGGTGGTCCTGAGCGTGGTGAGCGCGCTGCTCTGCCCCGTGATCGCCTTCTCCTTCCGCTCGAAGATCATCGCGAGGAACAGCTACCTGGCCGTGATGCTGTCCTGCCTGATCGTGGTGCTGCTGGTGATCGGCGACCTGGCCGTCCCCTTGTACTACACTCTCTTCTGCACCGAGAACATACCGCCGATAAG ACCGGCGTACGCTACGCACGCGCTCCTGGCCTGTTACGTGTTCCTGCCTCTCACGGAGAATCTGCACGCTTTCATACTCGGGATCACGGCTACCGTGTGCTACCTGGCCACGCTCTCGTTAATCACTTACAGAAACACGTTCGATTACGCTACCAAG ATCATCACAGACACGATATATTTCGTTTGCGTGAACGGCCTAGGACTGTACTTTCGGTTCATGAATGAAGTCGTTATCAGACGGTCGTTCCTCGACCGCCGGAAGTGCCTTGAGTCGACGCTGCGGTTGAATTACGAGAAGGATCAGGAA GAGCAACTTACGCGGAGTATATTGCCGCAACATATAGCTGCGAAGATTAAGAAAGACTTCAGGGATATCTTTAAATTCATCGAGGAGCACAAGAAGCCGCCTCCCAAAGGACGACCTCATAA CGACCTGTGTGTCGAGACTCACGACAACGTCAGCATTCTGTACGCGGACGTGGTGAATTTCTCTGGATTGACCGTGACATTGCCGGTGCGGAAGCTGGTGGAGACTCTGAACGATCTGTTCGGCAGCTTCGACGAGGCTTCGGAGAGGCACAACGTCCTGCGAATCAAATTCTTGGGCGACTGCTATTATTGCGTGAGCGGAGTACCGACGCCGAATTCTCAGCACGCGAAAAACTGCGTGGATCTTG GACTCGACATGATAAGGATCATCAAAGAGGTGAGGGCGAGGGTGCGTCGCGAGAGCGGGGTGGAGGTGAACATGAGAATAGGTGTCCACTCGGGCAACATAATATCAGGGATCCTTGGCGCCAACAAGTGGCAGTACGACGTTTGGTCACGCGACGTCGTTATAGCCAACAAGATGGAGCAGACTGGAAAGCCTGGCAAGGTGCACGTGACGCAGCAGACGCTGGACCTAGTGGACGCCACGGAGTACGACTGCGTGCCCGTCGAGTCCTTGAACGACGAGATCCTTAGGAAGTATGGGATCAGGAGCTACCTGATCACGCCCTCGATCCCGGACGACGAGCCGACTTCGCAG AACAGCGAGAACACCTTGACGGTCATGGCTCCGGACTCCCCTCCGGTGGCTAACAAACACTACGTCAGATTCTACAACGTCAGGTCCCCCAGCGTGAATTCCGGCTCGCGGAACAGCAGACGATTGACCGCTACTATAAATAATCACGTTGACGTGCTGGCCAGCACCTATAGAAGGCGCACGCACTTCATGGACTCCTGTCTGAGGGATTATCATCTGATGCTGAAAGCGGCTGACGCCGAGATGGAGAATGCTATTCAACAGATGCCTCTGACCAAGTGGGA GCAATGGTGCAGATGGGAACACATAAACCCTTTGTTCTTAACGTTCCAACAGTGGAGCTGGGAGATACCATTCTTGAAGGAACCCGATCCACTCTTCAAGTTTTACATAAGCTCCGCTGTTTTCGTTCTGATCTTTATGGGACTTATTTACTTGGTACCTACGCTTTCTCTTTCCGA GTGGCACCTGAGCACGACGGTCAGTTACTCGGCGGCGTTGCTATTTTTAATCGCATTGATGCCGATAGCCTGGATGCATTTCGCCTGGAACCGGTACAAGGACCCGCACGACGAACACGAAGGCCACGTTCCGCATCCTCGTAACAAATTGTTGTGCTTTCTATATCAGACCAGCGTGAAG GTCGTTTGGAGCGCATTTCTCAGAATCGTTCTGTACTTGGTGATAACGATAATGTTGGCGGCATGTGCCATGTTTGACATGATT TTCGAGTGTAAAAACGTGGACGAGCTCGCGCGGAATAACGTGACGTCCAGCATATCGGAGCCCGGCGCCTCGAAGCTCGACTGCATAGCTACACCCTGG CAAATGACGCAAACTTGTTCCCTGGCGATCCTAACGAGTTTTTTGTTTCTGAGAGTCCATTACATCCTAAAGCTAGTAATAGGCATCGCGGTAGTGGCGTTTTATTCGTGGAATGTTTGGATACACCGTTCGAATTTGTTTCAG TCAGGTGAAAGGTGGAATCCACACTTAGAACCAAGACTGGCGCACATTTTAAGCGTAGTTTTCCTTACGTTTTCTTTGCATCTCATTGATCGTCAG GCGGAGTACTTGAGCAGATTAGATTACCTGTGGAAACGCCAGCTAACGAAGGAGCAGGACGAGGCGTTCCACACCAGAAATGCCAACAAACTTCTGCTTCGCAACATCTTGCCGGAGCACGTTG CGGAGTTCTACTTAAATATGAACAGAACTGAGGAAAACGAGCCCTACCACGAAGCTCACAACAACGTGGCTGTTATGTTTGCTTCGCTAATGGACGTGTCCATCGACGAGAGCAACATTCTGGTGGACCTGAACGAGATCATTTGTGAATTCGACAAGTTGCTGTTCGAGCCGCAGTTTGTTTGTCGAATCGAGAAGATCAAGATTGCTG GCACCACGTATATGGCAGCTTGCGGATTGGAAGCCAGTCGGCGTGATTCGATGCGCAGTAACACTGAGAGCGAAGAGAATTTCAGCGACAATGTGGTCAGAGTGATGGCCCAATTTGCCGCTGAAATGATGGCAGTCCTCGATAAGTTAAACACAAGATATTTCAGCACATCGAAACCCCATAG GTTGAGGATTGGAATATCCCATGGGGAGGTAACGGCAGGTGTGGTGGGTGCTCAGAAGCCTCTGTACGATATTTGGGGGGATCCTGTGAACATGGCATCAAGAATGGACACAACGGGTGTTCCAGGAAAGATACAG GTTACAGCAGATACCGCAACAGTCCTCGAACAACAGGGCGTCCAGTGCCACCTTCGAGGAGACACATACGTGAAACCCAAGGGATACGTGACCACGTACTTCGTGGGCATCGACGAGGAACGCCAGCTCCAGAGGGCGGATTCCGTTGAAGAGACCAGTCTGTGA
- the Acxd gene encoding adenylyl cyclase X D isoform X2, translating into MVNIENCLPDVVVLSVVSALLCPVIAFSFRSKIIARNSYLAVMLSCLIVVLLVIGDLAVPLYYTLFCTENIPPIRPAYATHALLACYVFLPLTENLHAFILGITATVCYLATLSLITYRNTFDYATKIITDTIYFVCVNGLGLYFRFMNEVVIRRSFLDRRKCLESTLRLNYEKDQEEQLTRSILPQHIAAKIKKDFRDIFKFIEEHKKPPPKGRPHNDLCVETHDNVSILYADVVNFSGLTVTLPVRKLVETLNDLFGSFDEASERHNVLRIKFLGDCYYCVSGVPTPNSQHAKNCVDLGLDMIRIIKEVRARVRRESGVEVNMRIGVHSGNIISGILGANKWQYDVWSRDVVIANKMEQTGKPGKVHVTQQTLDLVDATEYDCVPVESLNDEILRKYGIRSYLITPSIPDDEPTSQNSENTLTVMAPDSPPVANKHYVRFYNVRSPSVNSGSRNSRRLTATINNHVDVLASTYRRRTHFMDSCLRDYHLMLKAADAEMENAIQQMPLTKWEQWCRWEHINPLFLTFQQWSWEIPFLKEPDPLFKFYISSAVFVLIFMGLIYLVPTLSLSEWHLSTTVSYSAALLFLIALMPIAWMHFAWNRYKDPHDEHEGHVPHPRNKLLCFLYQTSVKVVWSAFLRIVLYLVITIMLAACAMFDMIFECKNVDELARNNVTSSISEPGASKLDCIATPWQMTQTCSLAILTSFLFLRVHYILKLVIGIAVVAFYSWNVWIHRSNLFQSGERWNPHLEPRLAHILSVVFLTFSLHLIDRQAEYLSRLDYLWKRQLTKEQDEAFHTRNANKLLLRNILPEHVAEFYLNMNRTEENEPYHEAHNNVAVMFASLMDVSIDESNILVDLNEIICEFDKLLFEPQFVCRIEKIKIAGTTYMAACGLEASRRDSMRSNTESEENFSDNVVRVMAQFAAEMMAVLDKLNTRYFSTSKPHRLRIGISHGEVTAGVVGAQKPLYDIWGDPVNMASRMDTTGVPGKIQVTADTATVLEQQGVQCHLRGDTYVKPKGYVTTYFVGIDEERQLQRADSVEETSL; encoded by the exons ATG GTGAACATCGAGAATTGCCTGCCGGACGTGGTGGTCCTGAGCGTGGTGAGCGCGCTGCTCTGCCCCGTGATCGCCTTCTCCTTCCGCTCGAAGATCATCGCGAGGAACAGCTACCTGGCCGTGATGCTGTCCTGCCTGATCGTGGTGCTGCTGGTGATCGGCGACCTGGCCGTCCCCTTGTACTACACTCTCTTCTGCACCGAGAACATACCGCCGATAAG ACCGGCGTACGCTACGCACGCGCTCCTGGCCTGTTACGTGTTCCTGCCTCTCACGGAGAATCTGCACGCTTTCATACTCGGGATCACGGCTACCGTGTGCTACCTGGCCACGCTCTCGTTAATCACTTACAGAAACACGTTCGATTACGCTACCAAG ATCATCACAGACACGATATATTTCGTTTGCGTGAACGGCCTAGGACTGTACTTTCGGTTCATGAATGAAGTCGTTATCAGACGGTCGTTCCTCGACCGCCGGAAGTGCCTTGAGTCGACGCTGCGGTTGAATTACGAGAAGGATCAGGAA GAGCAACTTACGCGGAGTATATTGCCGCAACATATAGCTGCGAAGATTAAGAAAGACTTCAGGGATATCTTTAAATTCATCGAGGAGCACAAGAAGCCGCCTCCCAAAGGACGACCTCATAA CGACCTGTGTGTCGAGACTCACGACAACGTCAGCATTCTGTACGCGGACGTGGTGAATTTCTCTGGATTGACCGTGACATTGCCGGTGCGGAAGCTGGTGGAGACTCTGAACGATCTGTTCGGCAGCTTCGACGAGGCTTCGGAGAGGCACAACGTCCTGCGAATCAAATTCTTGGGCGACTGCTATTATTGCGTGAGCGGAGTACCGACGCCGAATTCTCAGCACGCGAAAAACTGCGTGGATCTTG GACTCGACATGATAAGGATCATCAAAGAGGTGAGGGCGAGGGTGCGTCGCGAGAGCGGGGTGGAGGTGAACATGAGAATAGGTGTCCACTCGGGCAACATAATATCAGGGATCCTTGGCGCCAACAAGTGGCAGTACGACGTTTGGTCACGCGACGTCGTTATAGCCAACAAGATGGAGCAGACTGGAAAGCCTGGCAAGGTGCACGTGACGCAGCAGACGCTGGACCTAGTGGACGCCACGGAGTACGACTGCGTGCCCGTCGAGTCCTTGAACGACGAGATCCTTAGGAAGTATGGGATCAGGAGCTACCTGATCACGCCCTCGATCCCGGACGACGAGCCGACTTCGCAG AACAGCGAGAACACCTTGACGGTCATGGCTCCGGACTCCCCTCCGGTGGCTAACAAACACTACGTCAGATTCTACAACGTCAGGTCCCCCAGCGTGAATTCCGGCTCGCGGAACAGCAGACGATTGACCGCTACTATAAATAATCACGTTGACGTGCTGGCCAGCACCTATAGAAGGCGCACGCACTTCATGGACTCCTGTCTGAGGGATTATCATCTGATGCTGAAAGCGGCTGACGCCGAGATGGAGAATGCTATTCAACAGATGCCTCTGACCAAGTGGGA GCAATGGTGCAGATGGGAACACATAAACCCTTTGTTCTTAACGTTCCAACAGTGGAGCTGGGAGATACCATTCTTGAAGGAACCCGATCCACTCTTCAAGTTTTACATAAGCTCCGCTGTTTTCGTTCTGATCTTTATGGGACTTATTTACTTGGTACCTACGCTTTCTCTTTCCGA GTGGCACCTGAGCACGACGGTCAGTTACTCGGCGGCGTTGCTATTTTTAATCGCATTGATGCCGATAGCCTGGATGCATTTCGCCTGGAACCGGTACAAGGACCCGCACGACGAACACGAAGGCCACGTTCCGCATCCTCGTAACAAATTGTTGTGCTTTCTATATCAGACCAGCGTGAAG GTCGTTTGGAGCGCATTTCTCAGAATCGTTCTGTACTTGGTGATAACGATAATGTTGGCGGCATGTGCCATGTTTGACATGATT TTCGAGTGTAAAAACGTGGACGAGCTCGCGCGGAATAACGTGACGTCCAGCATATCGGAGCCCGGCGCCTCGAAGCTCGACTGCATAGCTACACCCTGG CAAATGACGCAAACTTGTTCCCTGGCGATCCTAACGAGTTTTTTGTTTCTGAGAGTCCATTACATCCTAAAGCTAGTAATAGGCATCGCGGTAGTGGCGTTTTATTCGTGGAATGTTTGGATACACCGTTCGAATTTGTTTCAG TCAGGTGAAAGGTGGAATCCACACTTAGAACCAAGACTGGCGCACATTTTAAGCGTAGTTTTCCTTACGTTTTCTTTGCATCTCATTGATCGTCAG GCGGAGTACTTGAGCAGATTAGATTACCTGTGGAAACGCCAGCTAACGAAGGAGCAGGACGAGGCGTTCCACACCAGAAATGCCAACAAACTTCTGCTTCGCAACATCTTGCCGGAGCACGTTG CGGAGTTCTACTTAAATATGAACAGAACTGAGGAAAACGAGCCCTACCACGAAGCTCACAACAACGTGGCTGTTATGTTTGCTTCGCTAATGGACGTGTCCATCGACGAGAGCAACATTCTGGTGGACCTGAACGAGATCATTTGTGAATTCGACAAGTTGCTGTTCGAGCCGCAGTTTGTTTGTCGAATCGAGAAGATCAAGATTGCTG GCACCACGTATATGGCAGCTTGCGGATTGGAAGCCAGTCGGCGTGATTCGATGCGCAGTAACACTGAGAGCGAAGAGAATTTCAGCGACAATGTGGTCAGAGTGATGGCCCAATTTGCCGCTGAAATGATGGCAGTCCTCGATAAGTTAAACACAAGATATTTCAGCACATCGAAACCCCATAG GTTGAGGATTGGAATATCCCATGGGGAGGTAACGGCAGGTGTGGTGGGTGCTCAGAAGCCTCTGTACGATATTTGGGGGGATCCTGTGAACATGGCATCAAGAATGGACACAACGGGTGTTCCAGGAAAGATACAG GTTACAGCAGATACCGCAACAGTCCTCGAACAACAGGGCGTCCAGTGCCACCTTCGAGGAGACACATACGTGAAACCCAAGGGATACGTGACCACGTACTTCGTGGGCATCGACGAGGAACGCCAGCTCCAGAGGGCGGATTCCGTTGAAGAGACCAGTCTGTGA